A region from the Geobacter benzoatilyticus genome encodes:
- the lpxK gene encoding tetraacyldisaccharide 4'-kinase, with protein sequence MSLERYFHSLVSGERKGLTDRLVLAFLTALSVPYGIVVRLRALAYARCLLGVRRLNRPVISVGNITVGGTGKTPMTALLARLLMARGKRVAVISRGYGGSLEGNTRIVCDGQTIFLSAAEAGDEPVHLAMAVPGLMTVIGTDRYAAGLLAQEELNPDVFILDDGFQHLRLHRDLNILLMDCRAPFGNGHMLPAGLLREPESALKRADLVVYTRCQGDGTPAVHGAIPSCGAGHALAGVELLPDGARQEFTVLHGGRGVAFAGIADPEAFFSSLKEQGLDLVATVSFGDHCSYGEPEIVRLVDISRKSGADYLITTGKDAVKLGDVLERLGNVYAAVLEMRLADPPCLEKALDIVL encoded by the coding sequence ATGTCATTAGAGAGATACTTCCACAGCCTGGTTTCCGGAGAGAGGAAGGGATTGACGGACCGGCTGGTTCTGGCATTTCTTACCGCCCTTTCCGTCCCCTACGGGATAGTTGTCCGGTTGCGGGCATTGGCTTATGCACGGTGCTTACTGGGCGTCAGGCGCCTGAACCGCCCTGTCATCTCCGTTGGAAACATTACCGTGGGGGGGACCGGCAAGACACCCATGACGGCGCTTCTGGCTCGACTCCTCATGGCCCGCGGGAAGCGGGTTGCGGTCATATCCCGGGGGTATGGCGGGTCGCTTGAGGGGAATACCCGCATCGTGTGCGATGGGCAGACCATATTTCTCTCTGCCGCCGAAGCCGGTGACGAGCCGGTACATCTCGCCATGGCGGTGCCGGGGCTTATGACGGTCATAGGCACTGATCGTTATGCCGCGGGGCTGCTGGCTCAGGAAGAGCTTAATCCCGATGTGTTCATCCTGGATGACGGTTTTCAGCACCTTCGGCTCCACCGTGACCTGAACATCCTTCTCATGGATTGCCGTGCCCCATTCGGCAATGGCCACATGCTGCCGGCGGGCCTGCTCCGGGAGCCGGAATCCGCCCTGAAGCGGGCCGATCTGGTGGTCTACACCAGATGCCAAGGTGACGGTACGCCCGCCGTGCATGGGGCTATACCCTCGTGTGGTGCCGGACACGCTCTGGCAGGAGTGGAGCTTCTGCCGGACGGCGCGCGGCAGGAATTTACGGTGCTGCATGGCGGCAGAGGCGTTGCCTTTGCCGGCATCGCCGATCCGGAGGCGTTTTTCTCATCACTAAAGGAGCAGGGGCTGGACCTTGTCGCGACGGTTTCCTTCGGCGATCACTGCTCCTATGGAGAGCCTGAAATTGTGCGACTCGTAGATATAAGTCGAAAGTCCGGGGCCGATTACCTCATAACAACCGGCAAGGATGCAGTGAAGCTGGGTGACGTCCTGGAGCGGCTCGGCAATGTCTATGCGGCGGTTCTGGAGATGCGCCTTGCCGACCCCCCATGCCTCGAAAAGGCTCTCGATATAGTGCTTTAA
- the waaF gene encoding lipopolysaccharide heptosyltransferase II translates to MNKRQDKINSILVRSTNWIGDAVMTTPALRAIRESFPDARVTILANGLVAPLFAVHDAVDDVIVYDRKGAHAGFGGKIRLARELSSRKFDLAILLQNAIDAALIAWLARIPRRMGYRTDGRGLLLTHGVSVSEDIRRLHHVEYYLNMLGRFGVTTGDKSLNLCTASGEDLALAELLAGHGVGKGDFLLGINPGASYGAAKRWYPERFAAVADRLAQRWGARVVVTGGPGEADIAADIAAAMTSPCLVMAGKTSVRELMALIKRCDFFVTNDSGPMHIAAAFGVPLVAVFGPTDHTTTSPWCDTAAIIRRDTDCAPCLLRECPTDHRCMTAVTVEDVVETAEELRKTLEYRTQAQSERSR, encoded by the coding sequence GTGAATAAAAGGCAGGATAAAATCAACAGCATCCTTGTCCGCTCCACCAACTGGATTGGCGACGCGGTGATGACTACGCCGGCGCTGAGGGCAATACGGGAGAGTTTTCCCGACGCCCGCGTGACGATTCTTGCCAATGGGCTTGTGGCGCCGCTTTTTGCCGTTCATGACGCGGTTGATGATGTCATCGTCTATGATCGCAAAGGTGCCCATGCCGGCTTTGGGGGAAAAATCAGGCTTGCGAGGGAATTGAGCTCAAGGAAGTTTGATCTGGCGATTCTCCTTCAGAACGCCATTGATGCGGCGCTCATAGCCTGGCTGGCCCGGATTCCCCGGCGCATGGGATACCGCACCGACGGCCGCGGTCTGCTCCTGACCCATGGGGTGTCCGTCAGCGAGGACATTCGCCGCCTGCACCACGTGGAGTATTACCTGAACATGCTCGGCCGGTTTGGCGTTACCACCGGCGACAAAAGCCTCAACCTCTGCACGGCCTCCGGTGAAGACCTCGCCCTGGCGGAATTGCTGGCCGGGCACGGAGTCGGGAAGGGCGACTTCCTGCTTGGTATCAACCCCGGGGCCTCCTATGGTGCCGCCAAGCGGTGGTACCCCGAGCGTTTCGCTGCCGTAGCCGACCGCCTTGCCCAACGCTGGGGGGCTCGGGTAGTGGTGACCGGCGGGCCGGGAGAAGCGGACATAGCCGCCGACATTGCCGCGGCCATGACTTCCCCATGTCTGGTCATGGCAGGCAAGACTTCGGTGCGTGAGTTGATGGCGCTCATCAAGCGCTGTGATTTCTTTGTCACCAACGACTCAGGACCAATGCACATTGCTGCCGCCTTCGGTGTCCCGCTCGTGGCAGTGTTTGGCCCCACCGACCATACAACCACCTCCCCCTGGTGCGACACGGCGGCCATCATCCGCCGCGATACCGACTGCGCCCCATGCCTTCTGCGGGAATGCCCCACGGACCACCGGTGCATGACTGCGGTTACAGTGGAAGATGTCGTGGAAACGGCTGAAGAACTGCGGAAGACGCTTGAATATCGCACTCAGGCACAGTCAGAGCGTTCCCGGTGA
- a CDS encoding glycosyltransferase family 4 protein — protein MKLAFCLFKFFPYGGLQRDFLRIAKACHDRGHAIHVYTMAWEGEQLPHFSVHILPAKGLTNHGRCKSFSGLLARELEKGHFDAVIGFNKMPGLDVYFAADPCFASKYAGKSILSRLTGRYRVYSAMERAVFDRDANTKILLLTGEEKQNYIRCYQTPDERFYLLPPGINPSDYQLSNPEEVRSQIRQQLDVGMQDLLLLMVGSGFKTKGVDRSIRALASLPAELRSRARLFVVGRGDSAPFEKLSAKLGISRQVSFLGTRNDVPAFLVAADILLHPSYTEAAGMVLLEAMLAGLPILCSEVCGYATHVKSAGSGQLIPEPFEQRTMNNLLLHMLAAADERKSWSRNGLEYVAKTDISGLPDQAVQIIESVTR, from the coding sequence GTGAAGCTGGCGTTCTGTCTTTTTAAATTTTTCCCCTATGGCGGATTACAGAGAGATTTTCTCCGCATTGCCAAAGCGTGCCATGACCGGGGCCATGCCATCCACGTTTATACGATGGCGTGGGAGGGTGAGCAGTTACCCCATTTCAGCGTGCATATCCTTCCTGCAAAAGGTCTTACTAACCATGGGCGCTGCAAGTCCTTTTCAGGCTTGCTTGCAAGGGAGCTGGAGAAGGGGCATTTCGATGCCGTCATTGGTTTTAACAAAATGCCCGGACTTGACGTTTATTTTGCGGCTGACCCTTGTTTTGCCTCAAAATATGCAGGTAAATCCATCTTGTCCCGCTTGACTGGTCGCTATCGCGTTTATAGTGCCATGGAACGGGCGGTTTTCGACAGGGACGCCAACACGAAGATTCTCCTCCTGACGGGAGAGGAAAAGCAAAATTACATCCGTTGTTATCAGACGCCGGATGAACGTTTTTATCTTCTGCCGCCCGGCATTAACCCTTCTGATTACCAGTTGTCAAATCCTGAAGAGGTCCGTAGTCAAATCCGTCAACAGCTTGATGTCGGCATGCAGGACCTGCTCCTTTTGATGGTTGGCTCAGGGTTCAAAACCAAGGGAGTCGATCGTTCAATCAGGGCTTTGGCCTCATTGCCGGCTGAACTGCGGAGCCGGGCCCGGTTGTTTGTCGTCGGCAGGGGGGATTCGGCTCCTTTCGAAAAATTGTCTGCCAAACTGGGGATATCACGGCAGGTTTCTTTCCTGGGGACCAGAAACGATGTGCCGGCCTTTCTCGTGGCGGCCGATATACTGCTGCACCCTTCATATACTGAAGCCGCGGGAATGGTTTTACTGGAAGCGATGCTGGCCGGGTTGCCGATACTCTGCTCGGAGGTGTGCGGCTACGCAACGCATGTGAAAAGTGCCGGGTCAGGGCAGTTGATTCCTGAACCATTTGAACAGCGGACGATGAATAATCTTTTGCTGCACATGCTTGCTGCTGCCGATGAGAGGAAGAGCTGGAGCCGCAATGGCCTTGAATATGTGGCCAAAACGGATATCTCCGGTTTGCCTGACCAAGCAGTGCAAATTATCGAGTCCGTGACAAGGTGA
- a CDS encoding polysaccharide pyruvyl transferase family protein, translating into MKELKLYWSTSLQNGRKNFGDWLSPVLVEALSGRKVVHARPNKCDLMALGSILAKARNHFWNRKIDIWGSGLIEDIGQFSSPHRIHAVRGWNTARSIRNRQISVVGDPGLLCDMLVPENVTKTKTSAIGIIPHYVDQDNPLLQEFLRTNPGVKLIDVFSETRDFITQVAQCDVVLSSSMHGLITADALGVPNAWIRLSGKVWGRDFKFADYYSVYGFSDISPFPFSGTTSKEDVMKLIDTYSRPGLAQIKENLVKAFPFKK; encoded by the coding sequence ATGAAGGAACTGAAGCTGTACTGGTCAACCAGTTTGCAGAACGGCCGGAAAAATTTCGGTGACTGGCTCTCTCCTGTCCTGGTCGAAGCCCTTTCCGGAAGAAAGGTTGTCCACGCCAGGCCCAATAAATGCGACCTGATGGCCCTCGGCAGTATTTTGGCCAAGGCCAGGAATCATTTCTGGAACAGAAAAATTGATATATGGGGTTCGGGGCTCATCGAGGATATAGGGCAGTTCAGCAGCCCCCATCGAATCCATGCGGTCCGGGGGTGGAACACGGCCCGCTCCATACGCAACCGGCAAATCAGCGTCGTTGGTGATCCGGGACTTCTGTGCGACATGCTGGTGCCGGAGAATGTGACAAAGACCAAGACCTCGGCCATCGGCATCATTCCCCATTATGTCGATCAGGACAATCCGCTGCTGCAGGAGTTCCTCCGCACCAATCCCGGAGTCAAATTGATAGACGTATTTTCAGAGACGAGGGATTTTATCACGCAGGTGGCCCAGTGTGATGTGGTGCTTTCTTCCAGCATGCACGGGCTTATCACCGCGGACGCCCTGGGGGTGCCCAACGCATGGATTCGACTCTCCGGCAAGGTGTGGGGAAGAGATTTCAAGTTTGCGGATTATTACAGTGTTTACGGTTTTAGTGACATTTCTCCTTTTCCTTTCTCCGGTACGACTTCCAAAGAAGACGTCATGAAACTGATCGATACCTATAGCCGGCCGGGGTTGGCGCAGATAAAAGAAAACCTGGTCAAGGCGTTTCCCTTTAAAAAATAG
- a CDS encoding DUF3413 domain-containing protein, with the protein MHSTNDRKKIVQWLFWFMLLNGVLAMGVGCLYLNAAKLPTDLMARIFLFTAFPSHFITLSFLAFPLLLVVGLLWPNRRVVTTLAILSGIALLVFLLIDGGVYSLYRFHLNGMVWNLVTSGVAGEVLSLTWVTWATFFVLAVAIVCVEMFLARLLWRKLDRLRFGVPVLLLVLLLVAGSHLMHAWADFVQHVPVTRTVRMLPGYKPVTMKRLMRSFGFVPAKRVAQLQVEEGSGLVYPLETLKFSAPARPHNLLMIVIDSWRYDMLGPDTTPNIWKLASESWIFDQYYSASNCTRFGIFSMFYGIYGTYWHAFLAEQRGPVLISELKKRGYEMGIFASAPLSNPEFHRTVFVDVMDKVQIRQEGKRGIDRDQQITRKMVQFLGERNRKNPYFGFLFYDATHSKQFPDSFALHKPYIDQVNYLTLDKNKDPKPYINSYKNSLAFVDSNVGEVLAALRSKGELENTIVVITGDHGEEFNDLKLGYWGHNGNFSQYQTRTPFVIRYPGQSPRHFGHLATSLDVAPTLMRDLFGCSTDPSRYSNGTYLTDSRHRPFVHVSTWDAFALIDRKRICIVENKGTTDIVDCSYNELPGEKMDVELSKTVMEGMSRFHLRR; encoded by the coding sequence GTGCATAGTACGAACGACAGAAAAAAAATAGTACAGTGGCTGTTCTGGTTCATGCTCTTGAACGGGGTTTTGGCCATGGGGGTCGGCTGCCTGTACCTCAACGCGGCAAAGCTCCCGACGGACCTGATGGCAAGGATTTTCCTTTTCACAGCTTTCCCTTCCCATTTCATTACGCTCTCTTTTCTTGCATTCCCGCTGCTGCTTGTTGTCGGCTTGCTCTGGCCCAACCGAAGGGTTGTGACAACACTGGCCATACTTTCGGGGATTGCGCTGCTGGTTTTCCTCCTGATAGACGGCGGGGTTTATTCCCTTTATCGGTTCCACCTCAACGGGATGGTGTGGAATCTGGTCACCAGCGGTGTTGCCGGCGAGGTTTTGTCGCTGACTTGGGTGACGTGGGCAACTTTCTTTGTCCTGGCGGTTGCAATCGTTTGCGTGGAAATGTTTTTAGCCCGTCTCCTCTGGCGCAAACTCGACCGTCTCCGGTTCGGGGTGCCGGTATTGCTTCTGGTTCTTCTGCTCGTCGCGGGATCGCATTTAATGCATGCCTGGGCGGATTTTGTCCAGCATGTGCCGGTTACGCGGACCGTTCGTATGCTGCCGGGCTACAAGCCCGTCACCATGAAGCGCCTGATGAGGAGTTTCGGTTTTGTTCCCGCCAAAAGGGTTGCTCAACTTCAAGTTGAAGAGGGGAGCGGGCTTGTCTACCCCCTCGAAACGCTGAAATTTTCCGCGCCTGCCCGGCCCCATAACCTTCTGATGATCGTTATTGATAGTTGGCGCTACGACATGCTCGGGCCGGACACAACGCCGAACATCTGGAAACTGGCTTCTGAAAGTTGGATCTTCGATCAATACTACAGCGCCAGCAATTGTACGCGCTTTGGTATTTTTTCCATGTTTTACGGTATTTATGGCACATACTGGCATGCTTTCCTGGCTGAGCAGCGTGGCCCGGTGCTGATATCCGAGCTGAAAAAGCGCGGATACGAGATGGGAATTTTTGCCAGTGCTCCCCTGTCAAATCCGGAGTTCCATCGTACGGTGTTTGTCGATGTGATGGATAAGGTGCAGATTCGTCAGGAAGGTAAGCGGGGAATTGATCGTGATCAGCAGATTACCCGTAAAATGGTGCAATTCCTTGGGGAGCGCAACCGGAAGAATCCCTACTTCGGCTTCCTTTTCTACGATGCTACCCACTCGAAGCAGTTCCCGGATTCGTTTGCACTCCATAAACCGTATATTGATCAGGTAAACTACCTGACTCTTGACAAGAACAAGGACCCGAAACCATACATAAACTCATATAAGAACTCTCTGGCGTTTGTTGACAGCAATGTCGGAGAGGTTCTGGCTGCCCTGAGAAGCAAGGGCGAACTTGAGAACACCATTGTTGTGATAACCGGCGACCATGGTGAGGAGTTCAATGACCTGAAACTGGGTTACTGGGGACATAACGGCAATTTTTCCCAGTACCAGACCCGCACCCCCTTTGTTATCCGCTATCCCGGGCAGAGCCCCCGCCATTTCGGCCACCTGGCCACAAGCCTTGATGTGGCCCCGACCCTCATGAGGGATTTGTTCGGTTGCAGTACGGACCCATCCCGCTACAGCAATGGAACGTATCTGACGGACAGCCGGCATCGCCCCTTTGTGCATGTCAGTACCTGGGATGCATTTGCACTGATTGACCGGAAAAGGATATGCATAGTCGAAAACAAGGGGACGACGGATATTGTCGATTGCAGCTATAATGAGCTCCCCGGCGAAAAAATGGATGTCGAGCTCTCCAAAACCGTCATGGAAGGGATGAGCCGGTTCCATCTCCGCCGGTAA
- a CDS encoding 3-deoxy-D-manno-octulosonic acid transferase: MFFLIYDILLILIAPLILIHHVWRTVSRGRSFAGFGERFGFIPAGKLSQIAGKGPVWVHAVSVGETMAVKPLLREMKRRFPERPIVLSSVTETGRSVAVTIPEADVVIYFPFDFGFAVSRALKLVAPSMVIVVETEIWPNFLRHARRRGIPAVMVNGRISDRSFPRYLKFSCFFSPILAELSALCMQSDEDARRIVAIGAPAERVFVARNLKYDLPVKELDPAARDELRRLYRLPERLRILTAGSTHAGEEEAVVETYARLMADFPELFLVLVPRHPERAAEVAALIDGKGIPFVRRSALNGPRAPEAGGVLLVDTIGELMNLYALSDVVFVGGSLVPVGGHNLLEPASAGAPVLFGPHMHNFREISALVIAAGAGEQFQDREGMEGVLRSLLADEHARKRMGENGIRLMTEQGGAAARHMDIIEPLIERGSKRAR; the protein is encoded by the coding sequence ATGTTCTTTCTGATTTATGACATCCTGCTGATCCTTATTGCTCCCCTCATTCTGATCCATCATGTCTGGCGGACAGTGAGCCGGGGGCGCAGCTTTGCCGGTTTCGGGGAGCGCTTCGGTTTTATCCCTGCCGGTAAACTGTCCCAAATTGCAGGCAAGGGGCCAGTTTGGGTCCACGCGGTCTCGGTTGGGGAAACCATGGCGGTGAAGCCGCTCTTGCGGGAGATGAAGCGCCGCTTCCCCGAACGGCCCATCGTCCTCTCCTCGGTTACCGAAACCGGGCGTTCGGTGGCGGTGACTATCCCTGAGGCGGACGTTGTAATCTATTTCCCGTTTGATTTCGGATTCGCCGTTTCCAGGGCGTTGAAGCTGGTGGCTCCCTCGATGGTCATTGTGGTCGAAACGGAGATCTGGCCCAACTTCCTCCGTCACGCCCGTCGCAGGGGAATTCCCGCGGTTATGGTCAATGGCCGCATTTCTGACCGTTCATTCCCACGTTACCTCAAATTTTCCTGTTTTTTCTCTCCCATTCTGGCTGAGCTCTCTGCCCTGTGCATGCAGAGCGACGAGGATGCGCGGCGAATTGTCGCCATCGGCGCTCCGGCCGAGAGGGTGTTTGTGGCCCGCAATCTCAAGTACGACCTGCCGGTTAAGGAACTCGACCCGGCCGCTCGGGACGAATTGCGCCGCCTTTACCGCTTGCCGGAACGATTGCGTATTCTGACGGCCGGCAGCACCCACGCCGGAGAGGAAGAAGCCGTTGTGGAAACCTATGCCCGGCTTATGGCTGATTTCCCGGAGCTCTTTCTGGTGCTCGTCCCGCGTCATCCGGAGCGGGCCGCCGAGGTGGCCGCGCTCATCGATGGTAAGGGGATTCCCTTTGTCAGGCGCTCGGCCCTCAACGGGCCAAGGGCGCCGGAGGCAGGGGGGGTGCTTCTGGTGGATACCATCGGCGAACTCATGAACCTGTATGCCCTTTCTGATGTGGTCTTCGTGGGGGGGAGCCTTGTCCCCGTGGGCGGTCACAATCTCCTTGAACCTGCGTCGGCCGGTGCGCCGGTTCTGTTTGGTCCGCACATGCACAATTTCCGTGAAATTTCAGCTTTGGTGATTGCCGCCGGTGCCGGCGAACAGTTTCAGGACCGCGAAGGCATGGAGGGGGTGCTGCGTAGCCTGCTGGCTGATGAACACGCCCGGAAGCGCATGGGAGAAAACGGCATCCGTCTCATGACGGAGCAGGGGGGCGCGGCTGCCCGGCATATGGATATTATTGAACCGCTTATTGAGCGAGGTAGTAAGAGAGCGAGGTAG
- a CDS encoding Trm112 family protein, whose product MALSEELLAVLACPVCKGEVRSAEDGSGIICPVCRLKYPIRDDIPVMLVDEAEGIGEQEPETGVR is encoded by the coding sequence ATGGCATTATCTGAAGAATTGCTTGCTGTTCTTGCCTGTCCCGTATGCAAGGGGGAAGTCCGTAGTGCTGAGGATGGTTCGGGCATCATCTGTCCGGTGTGCCGCCTTAAGTATCCCATCCGTGATGACATACCGGTAATGCTGGTTGACGAGGCGGAAGGAATTGGGGAACAGGAACCGGAAACCGGGGTACGGTAA
- a CDS encoding glycosyltransferase, producing MINVLQLVKEYRGNHHLFNELFPLDPAKYRVTVCYLTGENNGNNLLENTVDEVIYLDLKETSLKWYNLAPANKIKKIIDGKNIDIINCHRHRATLIGVVAATMSKKSPSVFSTIHGFERKSTIRRKVIDYFFNRRLEGLILVSEALRQYVLMNNWALVSTKLHTVYNGSSFSRFINSGEKQLIRKTLFSSIPDGFWFGTAGRLVPVKNHEGLIHAFNRVARQMANCHLLIAGSGPLEKYLKGLVDELGLASKVHFLGYRTDIPEVLKTLDAFVLPSRREGLPMALLEAMASGLPVVGSRVGGIPEILQGCGAGMLVTPMDSDDLAVKMLEMAKMPSEQLHTIGILAKQRAVEGFSARAMIDGYDKIFRSTLDKHLAA from the coding sequence ATGATAAATGTCCTGCAACTTGTAAAAGAATATCGTGGTAATCATCATTTATTTAATGAACTCTTCCCTCTAGATCCTGCCAAGTACCGTGTTACGGTTTGTTATCTGACAGGGGAAAATAATGGTAACAACCTCCTAGAGAATACTGTTGATGAAGTTATATATCTAGATTTAAAAGAAACAAGTCTTAAGTGGTACAATTTGGCTCCAGCAAACAAAATAAAAAAAATTATTGATGGGAAAAATATAGACATTATTAATTGTCATAGGCACAGAGCTACATTAATTGGTGTTGTAGCCGCAACAATGTCAAAGAAATCGCCAAGTGTTTTTTCAACTATTCATGGTTTTGAGAGAAAATCAACGATACGTAGAAAAGTCATCGATTATTTTTTTAACAGAAGATTAGAAGGATTGATTTTAGTTTCTGAAGCTCTGCGCCAGTATGTTCTGATGAATAATTGGGCGTTGGTGTCAACTAAGCTGCATACTGTTTATAATGGTAGTAGTTTTTCTCGGTTTATTAATTCCGGGGAAAAACAATTGATAAGAAAAACTCTATTTTCTTCCATACCTGATGGTTTCTGGTTCGGGACAGCTGGGCGACTTGTTCCGGTAAAGAATCATGAGGGATTAATACATGCGTTCAACCGTGTTGCACGACAAATGGCAAATTGTCATCTTCTGATCGCAGGGAGTGGGCCGTTGGAGAAATATTTAAAGGGACTTGTAGATGAACTGGGTTTGGCGTCGAAAGTTCATTTTCTGGGATATCGAACTGATATTCCGGAGGTTCTGAAAACACTTGATGCTTTTGTCTTACCCTCGCGGCGAGAAGGTTTGCCCATGGCGTTGCTGGAGGCTATGGCGTCGGGTCTGCCAGTTGTTGGGAGTCGTGTCGGCGGTATCCCCGAAATTCTTCAAGGATGCGGTGCAGGGATGCTTGTAACTCCAATGGATTCAGACGATTTGGCTGTCAAAATGCTTGAAATGGCCAAGATGCCTTCGGAGCAACTTCATACGATCGGAATTTTGGCTAAGCAGCGTGCTGTCGAGGGGTTTTCAGCCAGAGCGATGATTGATGGTTACGACAAAATCTTTCGATCTACATTAGATAAGCACCTTGCTGCGTAA
- the rfaP gene encoding lipopolysaccharide core heptose(I) kinase RfaP has translation MVVLELADELQALFPGPDAFDRILALDGRLFRKFAARRTLRVELAGKGYFIKIHLGVGWKEIFKNLIYLRRPVLGARDEWRAIQRLEELGVDTMKIAGFGERGSNPACRQSFLITEELCNTISLEDFCKPWQTDPPPVSLKRSLIEKVANIARQLHENGVNHRDFYICHFLLDETSLVEPFAAERLKLFLIDLHRVQIRSKTPRRWIVKDISGLFFSSMDLGLTRRDLFRFMKIYRGRELRSILSQEHSFWASVVGRAFKLYQKTHRRMPRVTLPPSTVEGARS, from the coding sequence ATGGTTGTTCTCGAACTAGCCGATGAGTTGCAGGCTCTTTTCCCCGGCCCGGATGCTTTTGACCGCATTCTGGCCCTGGACGGCCGGCTCTTCAGGAAATTTGCCGCCCGTAGAACTCTGCGGGTAGAGTTGGCCGGCAAAGGTTATTTTATCAAGATCCATCTGGGTGTCGGCTGGAAAGAGATATTCAAGAATCTGATTTATCTGCGCCGTCCCGTTCTTGGCGCACGGGATGAATGGCGCGCCATTCAGCGCCTCGAAGAGCTCGGGGTCGATACCATGAAAATTGCCGGTTTTGGTGAGCGGGGGAGCAACCCGGCATGCCGGCAATCCTTTCTGATAACGGAAGAGTTGTGTAACACCATCAGCCTCGAGGACTTCTGCAAACCTTGGCAGACTGATCCGCCGCCGGTATCCCTGAAGCGTTCCCTCATTGAAAAGGTGGCGAATATTGCCCGGCAGTTGCATGAAAACGGCGTGAATCACAGAGATTTTTATATCTGTCACTTTCTTCTGGATGAAACCTCCCTTGTGGAGCCCTTTGCGGCCGAAAGACTCAAGCTGTTTCTCATCGATCTCCATCGGGTGCAGATCCGCAGCAAAACCCCACGGCGCTGGATCGTTAAAGATATTTCCGGGTTGTTTTTTTCCAGCATGGATTTAGGCCTGACGCGCAGGGACCTGTTCAGATTCATGAAAATTTATCGGGGACGGGAACTACGGAGCATCCTTTCCCAGGAACACTCTTTCTGGGCCTCTGTCGTGGGGCGGGCCTTCAAGCTTTATCAAAAGACGCATCGGCGCATGCCCAGGGTGACCCTGCCGCCAAGCACAGTGGAGGGTGCGCGGTCATGA